From bacterium, the proteins below share one genomic window:
- a CDS encoding branched-chain amino acid ABC transporter permease yields the protein MTVTGEFPATQGATTDAASRRRLLDQDWQKLVRAGAILALGQVFIALSGMPVNFDRRLLIDPILSLGYLSLIWLPLVVSYWVGREQVLEGMTAYARGGRDVLAGAITGLLGNAGLTLLVVGITHLDIRDPLVNWSPQLLAILLFEESVWLGAVIWPLIGAATGALGGGMHWASTRIARTAVTVGLTVFGAAVLESVITDLSQGFHIEAVSDWLYGPKRGLTYPAAIVVAVAAVAVVSGISAYRASLMRAELVGRRQSPAASGESDRSQALWRRLISRRLLGYALVIAAVVVLPLFLGRLTNELLANVGLFILLALGLNIIVGLAGILDLGYVAFFAVGGYSVAVLTSPGSPRFSPEMPWFGALFIAMLLAGLVGLFIGAPVIRMRGDYLAVVTLGFGEIIRILLLSDWLSGTFNGAQGITNIPGVEVLGLTTVRGFEPRSVLYLVLFFCAIAIYVSWRLENSRIGRAWMAVREDETVAEVMGVDTVSAKLMAFVTGAVLGSFSGAILSAKVGSVFPHSFAIIVSIVILVVVIFGGMGNIPGVIAGAVVLIGVLGGPNQPGLLQEFAEYKILIYGALLVWMMLQRSEGLIPSVRRTRGLHIDEMNQDAWLRAQAEADDATGGGGGDRSEGEKP from the coding sequence ATGACCGTGACCGGGGAATTCCCCGCCACCCAGGGTGCAACGACGGATGCCGCCAGCCGTCGGCGACTGCTGGACCAAGACTGGCAGAAGCTGGTGCGGGCGGGGGCCATATTGGCGCTGGGGCAGGTGTTCATCGCCCTCAGCGGCATGCCGGTGAACTTCGACCGGCGTCTGCTGATCGACCCGATCCTGAGCCTCGGCTATCTGTCGCTGATATGGCTGCCGCTGGTGGTGAGCTACTGGGTTGGCCGCGAGCAGGTGCTGGAGGGGATGACGGCGTACGCCAGGGGTGGACGTGACGTTTTGGCCGGGGCGATCACCGGGCTATTGGGCAACGCCGGACTCACCCTCTTGGTGGTGGGGATCACCCACTTGGACATCCGCGACCCGCTGGTGAACTGGAGTCCCCAGCTTCTGGCGATCTTGCTGTTCGAGGAGTCGGTGTGGCTGGGCGCGGTCATCTGGCCCCTCATCGGGGCGGCCACCGGGGCGCTGGGCGGGGGAATGCACTGGGCCAGCACCAGAATCGCCCGAACGGCAGTGACCGTGGGATTGACGGTGTTCGGGGCGGCGGTGCTGGAGAGCGTGATCACGGATTTGTCCCAGGGCTTCCATATCGAGGCGGTGTCCGACTGGCTTTATGGACCCAAACGCGGCCTCACCTACCCCGCAGCCATCGTCGTGGCCGTGGCCGCCGTCGCGGTAGTGAGCGGGATCTCGGCTTATCGGGCTTCCCTCATGCGGGCTGAGTTGGTTGGCAGGCGACAGAGCCCAGCCGCATCCGGTGAATCCGACAGGAGTCAAGCGCTATGGCGGCGGTTGATTTCTAGACGGCTGCTGGGCTATGCCCTCGTCATCGCCGCTGTCGTGGTGCTCCCGCTGTTCTTGGGGCGGCTCACCAATGAACTGCTGGCCAACGTGGGACTGTTCATCCTGTTGGCGCTGGGGCTCAACATCATCGTGGGGCTGGCCGGGATCCTCGATTTGGGCTACGTGGCCTTCTTCGCAGTGGGCGGCTACAGCGTGGCCGTGCTCACCTCACCCGGATCACCCCGGTTCAGCCCCGAGATGCCGTGGTTCGGCGCCCTGTTCATCGCCATGCTGTTGGCCGGGCTGGTGGGGCTGTTCATCGGCGCGCCGGTGATCCGAATGCGGGGCGACTATCTGGCCGTGGTCACACTGGGATTCGGCGAAATCATCCGAATTCTGCTCCTGTCCGACTGGCTATCGGGAACATTCAACGGTGCCCAGGGGATCACCAATATTCCCGGTGTGGAGGTGTTAGGACTGACCACAGTGCGGGGGTTCGAACCTCGGTCGGTGCTGTATCTAGTGCTGTTCTTCTGCGCCATCGCCATTTACGTTTCGTGGCGGCTGGAGAACTCCCGCATCGGCCGAGCCTGGATGGCTGTCCGGGAGGACGAGACCGTGGCCGAGGTCATGGGGGTGGACACGGTGAGCGCCAAGCTCATGGCGTTCGTCACCGGCGCCGTGCTGGGGTCGTTCAGCGGTGCCATCTTGTCGGCCAAAGTGGGGTCGGTCTTCCCCCACAGCTTCGCCATCATCGTGTCGATCGTGATTCTGGTGGTGGTGATCTTCGGGGGCATGGGCAACATCCCCGGCGTCATCGCTGGCGCTGTTGTGCTCATCGGCGTCTTGGGCGGACCCAACCAACCGGGGCTCCTTCAGGAGTTCGCCGAGTACAAGATCTTGATCTACGGCGCGTTGCTGGTGTGGATGATGCTTCAACGGTCCGAGGGCCTGATACCCAGCGTTCGAAGGACCCGGGGGCTGCACATCGACGAGATGAATCAGGATGCCTGGCTGCGGGCCCAAGCCGAAGCCGACGATGCCACCGGCGGCGGTGGCGGAGACCGCTCAGAAGGCGAGAAGCCATGA
- a CDS encoding branched-chain amino acid ABC transporter permease, which translates to MSTAKQRTRVDWFLTFLRIAALALIGAGLLAFIAQAIDANNPFARWVNPDALNLTGRQFRDLVVAGLAQGAMYGLIALGYSMVYGVLGFINFAHGEVFMIGAVTGAVTSSKLAEAGAWESNFVLCLLLVVFLSMVVCMVTAMIMERVAYRPLRGKPRLIPLITSIGVSFFLQNFILVLLGPGTKSYPRMPEWLTEKRTFLEIQGTRILVLAVAAVTMVGLWYLVERTKTGKAMRAVAEDAEIASLMGIDVNRIIVKTFAVGGAMAGVAGILWGLLFNSVLHTAGFLPGIKAFSAAVVGGIGNIGGSMAGGLTIGVAESLGPLMILEPLGVSGPSQLRDAVAFAVLIIVLLVRPSGIFGERLPSEERT; encoded by the coding sequence ATGAGCACCGCCAAACAACGCACTCGGGTCGACTGGTTCCTCACCTTCCTTCGAATTGCCGCTCTGGCACTCATCGGCGCGGGCCTGCTGGCGTTCATTGCCCAGGCCATCGACGCCAACAACCCGTTTGCCCGATGGGTCAACCCCGATGCCCTCAACCTGACCGGTAGGCAGTTTCGGGATCTGGTGGTGGCCGGACTGGCCCAAGGGGCCATGTACGGGCTGATCGCGCTGGGCTATTCGATGGTGTACGGGGTGCTGGGGTTCATCAACTTCGCCCATGGCGAAGTCTTCATGATCGGTGCGGTAACCGGGGCGGTCACCTCCAGCAAACTGGCTGAAGCAGGCGCCTGGGAGAGCAACTTCGTTCTCTGCCTGCTGTTGGTGGTGTTTCTCTCCATGGTGGTTTGCATGGTCACCGCGATGATCATGGAGCGGGTGGCCTACCGCCCCTTGCGGGGCAAACCCCGGCTCATTCCGCTCATTACGTCGATCGGGGTGTCGTTCTTCCTCCAGAACTTCATCCTGGTCTTGCTGGGGCCGGGTACGAAGTCGTATCCAAGGATGCCCGAGTGGCTCACCGAGAAGCGGACGTTTCTGGAGATCCAAGGCACCCGGATCCTGGTGCTGGCGGTGGCTGCTGTGACCATGGTCGGGCTGTGGTATTTGGTGGAGCGGACCAAAACCGGCAAGGCCATGCGAGCGGTGGCTGAAGACGCTGAGATTGCCTCACTCATGGGCATCGACGTGAACCGCATCATCGTGAAGACGTTTGCCGTCGGCGGGGCCATGGCCGGGGTGGCAGGCATTTTGTGGGGGCTGTTGTTCAACAGCGTGCTCCATACCGCGGGATTCTTGCCCGGTATCAAGGCATTCAGCGCCGCAGTGGTAGGCGGGATCGGCAACATCGGAGGGTCGATGGCCGGGGGCCTCACCATCGGGGTGGCCGAATCACTGGGTCCGCTGATGATCCTGGAGCCTCTGGGGGTGAGCGGGCCTTCACAGCTGCGCGACGCCGTAGCCTTCGCCGTGCTCATCATCGTGTTGTTGGTGCGGCCCAGCGGCATCTTCGGCGAGCGGCTCCCCTCTGAGGAGCGGACATGA